In Betaproteobacteria bacterium, one genomic interval encodes:
- a CDS encoding cytochrome C, which translates to MLLGLASALCTPLANGQAFEGLVMPGKVIAGHAKIEMQCDKCHTKFKKSDQRRLCLDCHKPVAEDLKANRGFHSLSPTVKDKECNVCHTDHKGRDADVAPVDSKAFDHAHTDFALKGAHQKAECSACHAAKIKYRDAPLTCIGCHKKDDKHKGDLGNKCVDCHNENTWKEVKFDHSKTRFALVGKHDTAKCEACHANERYKNTPRTCIGCHKKDDNHKGRYGEKCETCHHAEDWKSQFNHARQARYPLLGKHLTAKCDACHRAPLYTEKLPTRCVACHLKDDSHKGSLGDKCETCHKEIGWTKTNFDHNKETKFPLYNKHKSTPCGSCHKTGLKAKLPTTCIECHRADDSHKGDYGKACDSCHNDKGWKPSIFDHTKSTKFPLKFSHASAKCEGCHKGTLYVKDGGKAAPQNCNACHKNDDAHQGQLGERCETCHDERKWPGVVYDHNKSRFKLVGAHARSECKSCHKTPKFKDAPMVCGGCHTADDLHKGRMGGKCDLCHNSRTWKAWDYDHARQARFPLDGAHAKITCEACHRKAASGSSEPIPAVPRNCVGCHAADDTHSGGFGQQCERCHVTRDWRTLKPGIIQNIPQPSKLK; encoded by the coding sequence ATTCTGCTGGGACTGGCGAGTGCACTATGCACGCCACTCGCAAACGGACAGGCGTTCGAGGGCCTTGTCATGCCCGGAAAAGTGATTGCCGGACATGCCAAGATAGAAATGCAGTGCGATAAATGCCACACCAAGTTCAAGAAGTCCGATCAGCGTCGACTTTGCCTGGATTGTCACAAACCAGTGGCCGAGGACCTGAAGGCCAATCGCGGCTTCCACAGTTTGTCACCGACGGTAAAGGACAAAGAGTGCAATGTGTGCCATACCGACCACAAGGGCCGCGATGCCGACGTCGCCCCAGTCGATTCGAAAGCTTTTGACCACGCACACACTGATTTTGCGCTTAAGGGCGCCCATCAAAAAGCGGAGTGTTCGGCCTGCCATGCCGCGAAAATCAAATATCGCGATGCCCCGTTAACGTGCATAGGCTGCCACAAGAAGGACGACAAACACAAAGGTGATCTGGGCAATAAATGCGTGGATTGCCACAATGAGAACACATGGAAAGAGGTTAAATTCGATCATAGCAAGACTCGCTTTGCGCTCGTCGGCAAACACGATACAGCGAAGTGTGAAGCCTGCCATGCCAATGAACGATATAAGAACACGCCGCGAACCTGCATAGGCTGTCACAAGAAGGACGACAATCACAAGGGTCGATATGGCGAGAAATGCGAGACGTGCCATCACGCAGAGGACTGGAAGAGCCAGTTCAACCACGCCCGTCAAGCGCGCTATCCTCTTTTGGGTAAACATTTGACCGCGAAATGCGATGCCTGCCACCGTGCGCCGTTGTACACGGAGAAGTTGCCGACTCGTTGCGTGGCCTGCCACCTCAAGGATGACTCACACAAGGGCTCGTTGGGCGACAAGTGCGAGACCTGCCACAAGGAAATCGGCTGGACCAAAACCAACTTCGACCATAACAAGGAAACCAAATTTCCACTTTACAACAAGCACAAGTCCACGCCGTGTGGAAGTTGTCACAAGACCGGTCTGAAGGCGAAGCTGCCCACGACCTGCATCGAATGCCACCGCGCCGATGACAGTCATAAGGGCGACTACGGCAAGGCGTGCGACAGTTGTCACAATGACAAAGGCTGGAAGCCCTCGATCTTTGATCACACCAAATCGACAAAATTTCCGTTGAAATTTTCACACGCCAGCGCCAAGTGTGAAGGTTGCCACAAGGGCACGCTATATGTGAAGGACGGCGGGAAAGCCGCCCCGCAAAATTGCAACGCCTGCCATAAGAATGACGATGCGCATCAGGGACAACTGGGCGAACGTTGTGAGACATGTCATGATGAAAGGAAGTGGCCAGGTGTTGTATACGATCACAACAAATCCCGGTTCAAGCTGGTCGGCGCGCATGCCCGCAGTGAGTGCAAATCCTGCCACAAGACGCCGAAATTCAAGGATGCGCCGATGGTCTGCGGAGGATGTCACACTGCCGATGACCTGCACAAAGGCAGGATGGGCGGAAAATGCGACCTTTGCCACAACTCACGCACGTGGAAAGCATGGGATTACGATCATGCCCGGCAAGCCCGGTTTCCGCTCGACGGTGCGCATGCAAAGATCACCTGCGAGGCCTGTCACCGCAAGGCGGCAAGCGGATCGAGCGAACCAATTCCTGCCGTGCCCCGTAATTGCGTAGGTTGCCATGCAGCAGACGACACACACTCCGGCGGATTCGGCCAACAGTGCGAGAGATGCCACGTCACGCGCGATTGGCGGACCCTGAAACCGGGTATCATCCAAAATATCCCACAGCCTTCTAAATTGAAGTAG